The following proteins are encoded in a genomic region of Burkholderia gladioli:
- a CDS encoding efflux transporter outer membrane subunit, giving the protein MSRLTLLAAALALAGCSLAPDYKVPPVPASVAYRTVGPWAPAQPSDQIPRDAWWQAYREPALDALETRLLASNADLAAALAHYAQARAFVSQQSAAELPRVSATASPTRNRQSDTRPLRGAGSPNEYNAVSLGGEIDYELDLWGRVRNTVAAAKDEAQATKADLASVQLSLEAQLAQSYLQLRGLDRQTKLLNDTVAAFQRAQQLTQRLHDAGAVSGLDVTRSTALLADAKSQLTQNLAQRALNEHAIAVLVGASASDFRVETSAADVVLPPVPVGVPSTLLQRRPDIAAAERRVAESNARIGVARAAYFPQITLSAQGGLQSSNYTNFFSAPNFFWSVGPSIAQYLFDGGLRRAQLDAVKAATDEAAARYRGVALAAFQQVEDSLTLLHDLGTALDQERESADAAQRAVELALTRYQRGIASYLDVVQAQTTALSTERSVLDIQTRQWVANVQLVRALGGGWSDGDLDDLSKPEAAPAVATAPPPKAG; this is encoded by the coding sequence ATGTCCCGTCTGACGCTGCTGGCGGCCGCGCTCGCGCTGGCCGGCTGTTCGCTCGCGCCCGACTACAAGGTGCCGCCGGTGCCGGCCTCGGTGGCCTATCGCACGGTGGGCCCCTGGGCGCCGGCCCAGCCGTCCGACCAGATCCCGCGCGACGCCTGGTGGCAGGCCTATCGCGAGCCGGCGCTCGACGCGCTGGAAACTCGCCTGCTGGCCAGCAACGCCGACCTGGCCGCCGCGCTCGCGCATTACGCGCAGGCGCGCGCCTTCGTCTCGCAGCAGAGCGCGGCGGAGCTGCCGCGCGTCTCGGCCACCGCCAGCCCGACGCGCAACCGCCAGTCGGACACGCGGCCGCTGCGCGGCGCCGGCAGCCCGAACGAGTACAACGCCGTCTCGCTGGGCGGCGAGATCGACTACGAGCTCGATTTGTGGGGCCGCGTGCGCAACACGGTGGCGGCGGCCAAGGACGAGGCGCAGGCCACCAAGGCCGATCTCGCCTCGGTGCAACTGAGCCTGGAGGCGCAGCTCGCGCAGAGCTACCTGCAACTGCGCGGCCTGGATCGCCAGACCAAGCTGCTCAATGACACGGTGGCGGCCTTCCAGCGCGCCCAGCAGCTCACGCAGCGGCTGCACGACGCCGGCGCCGTATCGGGCCTCGACGTGACGCGCTCCACCGCGCTGCTGGCCGACGCGAAATCGCAGCTCACGCAGAACCTTGCCCAGCGCGCGCTGAACGAACACGCGATCGCGGTGCTGGTGGGTGCCTCGGCCTCGGACTTCCGGGTCGAGACCTCGGCGGCCGACGTGGTGCTGCCGCCGGTGCCGGTGGGCGTGCCCTCGACCCTGCTGCAGCGGCGCCCCGACATCGCGGCGGCGGAGCGGCGCGTGGCGGAGTCGAATGCGCGGATCGGGGTGGCGCGCGCCGCCTATTTCCCGCAGATCACGCTCAGCGCCCAGGGCGGGCTGCAGAGCTCGAACTACACGAACTTCTTCAGCGCGCCGAACTTCTTCTGGTCGGTCGGGCCGTCGATCGCGCAGTACCTCTTCGACGGCGGGCTGCGCCGGGCCCAGCTCGATGCCGTCAAGGCCGCCACCGACGAGGCCGCCGCGCGTTACCGCGGCGTCGCGCTGGCCGCCTTCCAGCAGGTCGAGGACAGCCTGACGCTGCTGCACGACCTGGGCACCGCGCTCGACCAGGAGCGCGAATCGGCCGATGCCGCCCAGCGCGCCGTCGAGCTGGCGCTGACGCGCTACCAGCGCGGCATCGCCAGCTACCTGGACGTGGTGCAGGCGCAGACCACCGCGCTGAGCACCGAGCGCAGCGTGCTCGACATCCAGACCCGCCAGTGGGTGGCCAACGTGCAGTTGGTGCGCGCGCTCGGCGGCGGCTGGTCGGACGGGGATCTGGACGACCTGTCGAAGCCGGAGGCGGCGCCGGCCGTCGCCACGGCGCCGCCGCCCAAGGCGGGCTGA
- a CDS encoding alpha/beta fold hydrolase — MKSILLGCAAMTVCALGHAQTPTPAGAADAAEAAGDYLARDFRFSDGSVLPEVRLHYTTLGRLRRDAAGHATNAVLLLHGTTGSGAQFLTKSSREALFAPGAPLDTSKYFVIVPDGLGRGGSSKPSDGLRARFPQYGYNDVVQGQYRLVTEGLKVDHLKLVLGTSMGGMQTWLWGEQHPAMMDALMPIASQPIAMAGRNWLWRQMVVGAIEHDPGWQQGDYASSPQQWIRTMPVFAIMTQNPRQLQLAAPDREAATKLYDSIVAQYAKYDANDVLYWFRSSSDYDPAPQLGRIRAKLFAVNFQDDLINATDLGAMQRLVPEVPGGRFVEIPEGAGSYGHQTLAHPEVWGKYLVQLLDEVGTPR; from the coding sequence ATGAAAAGCATTTTGTTGGGCTGCGCCGCGATGACGGTCTGCGCGCTGGGCCACGCGCAGACGCCGACGCCCGCCGGGGCGGCGGACGCGGCCGAAGCGGCAGGCGACTACCTCGCCCGCGATTTCCGTTTCTCCGACGGCTCGGTGCTGCCCGAGGTCAGGCTCCATTACACGACCCTGGGCCGGCTGCGGCGCGACGCGGCCGGCCACGCCACCAACGCGGTGCTGCTGCTGCACGGCACCACCGGCAGCGGCGCGCAGTTCCTCACCAAGAGTTCGCGCGAGGCGCTGTTCGCGCCGGGCGCGCCGCTCGACACCAGCAAGTATTTCGTGATCGTGCCGGACGGCCTGGGCCGCGGCGGTTCGAGCAAGCCCAGCGACGGCCTGCGCGCGCGCTTCCCGCAATACGGCTACAACGACGTGGTGCAGGGCCAGTACCGGCTGGTCACGGAAGGGCTCAAGGTCGACCACCTGAAGCTGGTGTTGGGCACCTCGATGGGCGGCATGCAGACCTGGCTGTGGGGCGAGCAGCACCCGGCGATGATGGACGCGCTGATGCCGATCGCCTCGCAGCCGATCGCGATGGCAGGCCGCAACTGGCTGTGGCGGCAGATGGTGGTGGGCGCCATCGAGCATGATCCGGGCTGGCAGCAGGGCGATTACGCCAGCTCGCCGCAGCAGTGGATCCGCACCATGCCGGTGTTCGCGATCATGACGCAGAACCCGCGCCAGTTGCAGCTCGCCGCGCCCGATCGCGAGGCCGCCACGAAGCTGTACGACTCGATCGTCGCGCAATACGCGAAGTACGACGCCAACGACGTGCTGTACTGGTTCCGCTCCTCGTCCGACTACGATCCCGCGCCGCAGCTCGGCAGGATCCGCGCCAAGCTGTTCGCCGTCAACTTCCAGGACGACCTGATCAACGCCACCGATCTCGGCGCGATGCAGCGCCTGGTGCCCGAGGTGCCGGGCGGCCGTTTCGTGGAGATTCCGGAAGGCGCGGGTTCCTATGGCCACCAGACGCTGGCGCATCCCGAGGTCTGGGGCAAGTACCTGGTGCAGTTGCTGGACGAGGTGGGCACGCCGCGCTGA